The Mauremys mutica isolate MM-2020 ecotype Southern chromosome 1, ASM2049712v1, whole genome shotgun sequence genome has a segment encoding these proteins:
- the LOC123361720 gene encoding olfactory receptor 52K1-like — translation MLLQGNLSAPNGTGIDPSVFFLTGIPGLEALHLWISIPFCLMFTVALLGNCTLLYAIKTEPSLQKPMFYFLAMLAVIDLVLSTTTVPKTLSIFWVNSREISFNACLVQMFFLHSFNTLESTLLVAMAFDRYVAICNPLKYVTTLTNSVIAKIGLAALARAILPVIPLPFLLSRLPYCGSHVISHCYCEHMAVVKLACVDTRFNNFYGIIITVFNVGLDLMFISLSYVKILRAVLSLASKKEQLKAFSTCGSHLGSILLFYIPLVLTGTVHRFGSHVAPHVHILLANFYLLFPPMMNPIVYGMKTKQIRDRVLLLFRGKSF, via the coding sequence ATGCTCCTGCAGGGTAACCTGTCAGCTCCCAATGGCACAGGCATTGATCCATCAGTGTTCTTCCTGACGGGCATCCCGGGGCTGGAAGCTCTGCacctctggatctccatccccttctgcttaATGTTCACTGTGGCCCTTCTAGGAAACTGCACCCTCCTGTATGCTATCAAGACAGAGCCCTCCCTACAAAAGCCCATGTTCTATTTCCTTGCCATGCTGGCTGTCATCGATCTGGTTTTATCCACAACCACTGTGCCGAAAACACTGAGCATCTTCTGGgttaattccagggagatcagctTTAATGCCTGCCTGGTGCAGATGTTTTTCCTGCACTCGTTCAACACCCTGGAGTCTACTCTGCTGGTGGCCATGGCCTTCGACAGGtacgtggccatctgcaaccCCCTGAAGTACGTCACCACCCTGACCAATTCAGTGATAGCAAAGATCGGGCTGGCGGCTTTGGCCCGGGCTATTCTGCCAGTGatccctctgcccttcctcctcAGCAGGCTGCCCTACTGCGGGTCCCACGTCATCTCCCATTGCTACTGTGAGCACATggccgtggtgaagctggcctgtgtTGACACCAGGTTCAATAACTTCTATGGGATCATCATAACTGTCTTCAATGTGGGGCTGGATCTGATGTTCATCTCCCTATCGTATGTCAAGATCCTAAGGGCTGTCTTAAGCCTGGCATCCAAGAAAGAGCAGCTCAAGGCTTTCAGCACCTGTGGCTCCCACCTTGGCTCCATCTTACTATTCTACATTCCTCTGGTCCTCACCGGAACAGTACACAGGTTCGGGAGCCATGTTGCCCCGCACGTACACATCCTGCTGGCCAATTTCTACCTCCTCTTTCCTCCCATGATGAACCCCATTGTGTACGGTATGAAAACCAAACAGATTCGTGACCGGGTGCTGCTTCTGTTCCGAGGGAAAAGCTTCTAG